The Nocardioides sp. sequence GGGTGGCTGCCGGGCCTGTTGACGGTGATCGCGCCGATCGCGATGACGCACTTCGTACGCAACGTCACCGGCGCCAAGTTGCTGGAACGCACGATGTCGCAGCGCCCGGGTTGGGATGCGTACGCCGCTCGCGTCCCGCTGTTCTTCCCGCGCCCACCCCGCCGCGCCGCTGGCTGACGCCCATCGCTGGTTGAGGAGGCCGTCTCGAAACCCGCCCCACCGCTGGTTGACGCCCACCGCTGGTTGAGAAGGCCGTCTCGAAACCCGCCCCACCGCTGGTTGAGGAGGCCGCGAAGCGGCCGTCTCGAAACCCGCCTGAACCGCACTGGGTCTGATGGAGGCTCGGGCTATTGGATTCCGACCAGGGGCTGGTCGGTCCGTTCCGTAGCGTAGAACGTCTCCTCGAACTCTGCTGGTGGGATGTCGTTGAGGTAGCCGTGCAGGCGGTCGTGGTTGTGCCAGTGGACCCAGCTCAGCGTGGCGAGCTCGAGGTCCTCGACCGTCTTCCACGGGCGGCCCTCGCGCGCGGGGCCACGGACCAGTTCGGCCTTGTAATAGCCGTTCACGGTCTCGGCCAGCGCGTTATCGTACGAATCGCCGACAGTGCCGATCGAGGGCATCGCGCCGATCTCAGCCAGACGCTCGCCGTAGCGAATCGAGGTGAATTGACTGCCGGCATCCGAGTGACACCGCAGGCCAGGGAGCTGGGTCCCGCGTGACCACCGGGCCATCTCGATGGCATCGAGGACCATAGTGGTCCGCATGTGCGAGGCGACCCGCCACCCCACGATCGTGCGGGAGTAGGCGTCGATGATGAAGCAGACGTAGGCCACCGCGGCCCAAGTCGGCACGAATGTCAGATCGGTGACCCACAGTTGGTTCGGGGCCGTGGCGGTGAAGTCGCGGCCGACCAGGTCCGGGTGGCGCGGCATGCCCGGATCGGGCTTGGTGGTACGGACCCGCTTGGTGCGCCGGACCCCCTCGATGCCGGCGGTGCGCATCAGGCGGGCGACCTGGTCACGGCCGATGTCATGTCCAGCACGTCGTGCGGCCTTCCAGATCTTCCGGGCGCCGTAGACCCGGAAGTTGTCCTCCCACAGCTGCCGCACTACCGGTCCCATCACCTCGTCGCGCTGCGTGCGAGCCGAGGGTTGGCGGTTCTTGAACTCGTAGTAGCTGCTCGGGGCCACCTGCAGCACGTGGCAGATGAGCTCGACCCCCAGACGCCGGCCCGCGACCACGTCGTCACGGTTGGCGTCGATGAACGCGGCTACTTCTTGTACTGGCGGTCGAGCTCCGCCCCGAAGAAACTGGCGGCCCTCTTCAAGATCTCGTTGGCTCTCTTGAGCTCCCGGTTCTCCTGCTCCAGCGCCTTCAGCCTGGCCGCGTCGCTCGTGCTCAGACCCGGCACGTGGCCCTCGTCGATGTCGGCCTGCTTCACCCAGGACCGAACTGACTCGGTGCCGTACCCGAGCTGGGCTGCGACCCGCTGCACTGTGCCGTGCTCAGTTCCCAGCTCGGCACGCAGCGTCCTGACCATCCGCACCGCAGCGGCCTTTTCCTCAGGGCTGTAGCGACGTGTGGTCGGCTTCCCCGGGGTGGTGTCCTTCGGCATGAGTCCATCCTCGTTTCCAAACGATGGAGACTCCAACCAACCCAGTGCAGTTCACGCCCCACCGCTGGTTGACGCCCACCGCTGGTTGAGAAGGCCGTCTCGAAACCCGCCCCACCGCTGGTTGAGGAGGCCGCGAAGCGGCCGTCTCGAAACCCGCCCCACCGCTGGTTGAGGAGGCCGCGAAGCGGCCGTCTCGAAACCACGCCCTTACGGGCGATGCGCGCCACCACACCGGCGGTTACGGTCGAATTTCGCGACCCGAGGAGGCAGACATGAGTTCTGACGAGGTCAAGGAGTTCGTCGAGGAGACGCTGCGCGCGTCCAACCCCAACGCCACTTCTGAGCAGGGGGCGGCAGGCAGCATGGGTGTCAGTTCCGAACGAGTCGGAACTGACGGTCGTACCGACGGCTTCAAGGACACCCGCGAGACCGAAGTCGACTCGGGCCTACCCGAGCAGGCACCGGGCAACGCCGAGGAGAACCCGGTCGGCATCCCGCCCAAGGCGGCGACCACCGAG is a genomic window containing:
- a CDS encoding IS3 family transposase (programmed frameshift), producing MPKDTTPGKPTTRRYSPEEKAAAVRMVRTLRAELGTEHGTVQRVAAQLGYGTESVRSWVKQADIDEGHVPGLSTSDAARLKALEQENRELKRANEILKRAAKFLRGGARPPVQEVAAFIDANRDDVVAGRRLGVELICHVLQVAPSSYYEFKNRQPSARTQRDEVMGPVVRQLWEDNFRVYGARKIWKAARRAGHDIGRDQVARLMRTAGIEGVRRTKRVRTTKPDPGMPRHPDLVGRDFTATAPNQLWVTDLTFVPTWAAVAYVCFIIDAYSRTIVGWRVASHMRTTMVLDAIEMARWSRGTQLPGLRCHSDAGSQFTSIRYGERLAEIGAMPSIGTVGDSYDNALAETVNGYYKAELVRGPAREGRPWKTVEDLELATLSWVHWHNHDRLHGYLNDIPPAEFEETFYATERTDQPLVGIQ